In the Pseudomonas sp. ADAK2 genome, one interval contains:
- the fdx gene encoding ISC system 2Fe-2S type ferredoxin: MPQIIFLPHAEHCPDGMVVEAETGKSILEVAHDNHIEMESACGGVCACTTCHCIVREGFNSLEEADELEEDFLDRAWGLEPQSRLGCQAIVGTEDLTVEIPKYSLNHAAEAPH; this comes from the coding sequence ATGCCGCAGATCATTTTTCTGCCTCACGCCGAACATTGCCCGGACGGAATGGTTGTCGAGGCTGAAACCGGTAAGTCCATTCTCGAAGTGGCCCATGACAACCATATCGAGATGGAAAGTGCCTGTGGCGGCGTTTGTGCCTGCACCACTTGCCACTGCATCGTTCGCGAAGGTTTCAACTCGCTCGAAGAAGCCGATGAGCTGGAAGAAGACTTTCTTGATCGGGCCTGGGGCCTTGAGCCGCAATCTCGTCTAGGCTGTCAGGCGATCGTCGGGACTGAAGACCTGACCGTTGAAATTCCGAAATACTCGCTCAACCATGCAGCCGAAGCGCCGCACTGA
- the iscX gene encoding Fe-S cluster assembly protein IscX — MSLKWVDVLEIAIQLAETKPDVDPRYVNFVELHQWVLALPEFSDDPTRGGEKVLEAIQAAWIEEAD; from the coding sequence ATGAGTCTGAAATGGGTTGATGTGCTGGAAATCGCGATCCAACTGGCTGAAACCAAGCCGGATGTGGATCCGCGTTACGTGAACTTCGTCGAACTGCACCAGTGGGTGCTGGCATTGCCGGAGTTCAGTGATGATCCGACCCGCGGTGGCGAGAAGGTGCTTGAAGCCATTCAGGCCGCCTGGATCGAAGAAGCAGACTGA
- the ndk gene encoding nucleoside-diphosphate kinase → MAVQRTFSIIKPDAVAKNVIGEITTRFEKAGLRVVASKLKQLSKAEAEGFYAEHSARGFFGDLVSFMISGPVVVQVLEGENAIALNRELMGATNPKEAAAGTIRADFADSIDANAVHGSDSEAAAAREISYFFAATEVTTR, encoded by the coding sequence ATGGCTGTTCAACGTACTTTCTCCATCATCAAGCCTGACGCAGTTGCAAAAAACGTTATCGGCGAGATCACTACTCGTTTTGAAAAAGCTGGCCTGCGCGTTGTAGCTTCGAAACTGAAGCAACTGTCCAAAGCCGAAGCTGAAGGCTTCTACGCTGAGCACAGCGCTCGTGGTTTCTTCGGCGACCTGGTTTCCTTCATGATCTCCGGTCCGGTTGTCGTTCAGGTTCTGGAAGGCGAAAACGCTATCGCTCTGAACCGTGAGCTGATGGGCGCTACCAACCCTAAAGAAGCTGCTGCCGGCACCATCCGCGCTGACTTCGCTGATTCCATCGACGCCAACGCTGTACACGGTTCGGACTCCGAAGCCGCTGCTGCTCGCGAAATCTCGTACTTCTTCGCAGCTACTGAAGTAACCACTCGCTAA
- the rlmN gene encoding 23S rRNA (adenine(2503)-C(2))-methyltransferase RlmN — MTTSTVKTNLLGLTQLEMEKFFDSIGEKRFRAGQVMKWIHHLGVDDFDAMTNVSKALRDKLKVIAEVRGPEVVSEDISTDGTRKWVVRVASGSCVETVYIPQGKRGTLCVSSQAGCALDCSFCSTGKQGFNSNLTAAEVIGQVWIANKSFGSIPATADRAITNVVMMGMGEPLLNFDNVVAAMHLMMDDLGYGISKRRVTLSTSGVVPMIDELSKHIDVSLALSLHAPNDALRNQLVPINKKYPLKMLLESCQRYMATLGEKRVLTIEYTMLKDINDKVEHAVEMIELLKNVPCKINLIPFNPFPHSGYERPSNNAIRRFQDQLHHAGFNVTVRTTRGEDIDAACGQLVGQVLDRTRRSERYIAVRELSAENDLAQNAANNN; from the coding sequence ATGACTACATCGACTGTAAAAACTAACCTGCTGGGTCTGACTCAGCTGGAAATGGAAAAATTCTTCGACTCAATCGGGGAGAAGCGTTTCCGTGCCGGTCAGGTAATGAAATGGATTCACCACCTTGGCGTCGATGATTTCGACGCCATGACGAACGTCAGCAAAGCCTTGCGCGACAAGCTCAAGGTGATTGCTGAAGTTCGTGGTCCTGAAGTCGTCAGCGAGGACATTTCCACCGACGGCACCCGTAAATGGGTGGTGCGTGTGGCGTCCGGCAGCTGCGTCGAGACCGTCTATATTCCCCAGGGCAAGCGCGGCACTCTGTGCGTTTCGTCCCAGGCAGGCTGTGCCCTGGATTGCAGTTTCTGCTCCACTGGCAAGCAAGGTTTCAACAGCAACCTCACCGCCGCCGAAGTCATCGGCCAGGTGTGGATCGCCAATAAATCGTTCGGCAGCATCCCGGCGACCGCCGACCGTGCCATCACCAACGTGGTGATGATGGGCATGGGTGAGCCGCTGCTGAACTTCGACAACGTCGTGGCCGCCATGCATCTGATGATGGATGACCTGGGCTACGGGATCTCCAAGCGCCGCGTAACCCTGTCCACTTCGGGCGTGGTGCCGATGATCGATGAGCTGTCCAAGCACATCGACGTGTCCCTGGCGTTGTCGCTGCACGCACCGAATGACGCATTGCGTAACCAATTGGTGCCGATCAACAAGAAATATCCGCTTAAGATGCTGCTCGAATCTTGCCAGCGCTACATGGCGACCTTGGGCGAGAAGCGTGTGTTGACCATTGAGTACACCATGCTCAAGGACATCAACGACAAGGTTGAGCATGCGGTCGAGATGATCGAGTTGCTCAAGAACGTCCCGTGCAAGATCAACCTGATTCCGTTTAACCCGTTCCCGCATTCCGGCTATGAGCGTCCGAGCAACAACGCCATTCGCCGTTTCCAGGATCAGCTTCACCATGCCGGCTTCAATGTCACCGTCCGCACCACCCGTGGTGAAGACATCGACGCCGCGTGTGGCCAATTGGTAGGACAGGTGCTGGATCGCACCCGTCGCAGCGAACGTTATATCGCGGTGCGTGAATTGAGCGCCGAAAACGATCTGGCGCAAAACGCAGCGAACAACAACTAA
- the pilW gene encoding type IV pilus biogenesis/stability protein PilW, protein MSLRFALLVLLASLCAGCVLSGDFNPMKTSKGRDEARVAYVQLGLGYLQQGMTERAKVPLKKALDLDDSDPDANAALGLVFQAEMEPELADQHFRKALSSRPGDARILNNYGSFLYEEKRYKEAYERFEQAAADTLYPERSRVFENLGMTASKLGQRDLAQQQLEKALRLNRQQPRALLEMAELSYEDRHYVPARDYYDRFSLLTEQNARSLLLGVRLAKVFEDRDKAASFGLQLKRLYPGTPEYQQYLSEQ, encoded by the coding sequence ATGTCCCTGCGCTTTGCGCTGCTTGTGCTGTTGGCCAGCCTCTGTGCTGGTTGTGTCCTGTCGGGCGATTTCAACCCGATGAAGACCAGCAAGGGCCGCGATGAAGCGCGTGTCGCCTACGTGCAACTGGGGCTGGGGTACTTGCAGCAAGGGATGACCGAGCGGGCGAAGGTGCCATTGAAAAAGGCCCTGGACCTGGACGATTCCGACCCTGACGCCAACGCGGCGTTGGGTCTGGTGTTCCAGGCCGAGATGGAGCCGGAGCTGGCCGACCAGCATTTTCGCAAGGCGCTGTCCTCCCGTCCCGGCGATGCACGCATCCTGAACAACTACGGCAGTTTTCTGTACGAAGAGAAACGTTACAAGGAAGCCTACGAGCGCTTTGAGCAAGCCGCCGCCGATACCCTGTATCCTGAGCGTTCACGGGTGTTCGAGAACCTTGGCATGACCGCTTCCAAGCTTGGTCAGCGTGACCTGGCCCAGCAGCAACTGGAAAAAGCCCTGCGTTTGAACCGCCAACAACCACGCGCATTGCTGGAAATGGCTGAGTTGTCTTACGAAGACAGGCATTATGTGCCCGCGCGTGACTATTACGACCGTTTTAGCCTGCTCACCGAACAAAATGCACGTAGTCTATTGCTCGGCGTTCGGCTGGCAAAAGTGTTTGAAGATCGCGACAAGGCCGCCAGTTTTGGCCTGCAATTAAAACGACTCTATCCCGGTACGCCGGAATATCAGCAATACCTGTCGGAGCAATGA
- a CDS encoding RodZ domain-containing protein, whose product MKAAHPEVVAANRVNPGETLRQARESNGWSLAEVALKLNLTVNSLGNLEAGAFDKLPGHTFARGYIRAYAKLLGMDQTVLVQQFDQSTGTDSQGSNVHSLGRIEEPVRVSHTILRIVSLLLLIAVIGGGFVWWQDQTSLRTKDLATLAPEHVEVEGADGTTQIHPLDEPEDQAVAEGQTEAGTTLALPQSETSSEAPAEAEATAPTPAPVAPAATPAAPVHNAAPVVAAPVAPAPAAPAPTVAAPVAPAAVAPTATAAAAPVAGQGQVQLLFTADCWTQVTDGSGKVLLSGLKRKGENISVSGKPPFAVRLGFARGAQVSYNGQVVDVAPFTSGETARLKLGQ is encoded by the coding sequence ATGAAAGCGGCGCATCCCGAAGTTGTAGCAGCGAATCGCGTTAACCCCGGTGAAACATTGCGCCAGGCCCGCGAAAGCAATGGCTGGTCGCTGGCCGAAGTGGCCCTCAAGCTCAACCTCACCGTCAATTCCCTGGGTAATCTGGAAGCCGGCGCTTTCGACAAGCTGCCGGGGCATACCTTTGCTCGCGGTTACATTCGTGCGTACGCCAAATTGCTCGGCATGGACCAGACCGTTCTGGTGCAGCAATTCGACCAATCCACCGGCACCGACTCCCAAGGCAGCAACGTCCACAGCCTGGGTCGTATCGAAGAGCCGGTTCGGGTATCCCACACCATTTTGCGCATTGTCAGCCTGCTGTTGCTGATCGCGGTGATTGGCGGTGGTTTTGTCTGGTGGCAGGATCAAACCTCCTTGCGCACCAAGGACCTGGCCACGCTGGCCCCGGAACACGTAGAAGTCGAAGGCGCCGACGGCACCACCCAGATCCATCCGCTGGACGAGCCGGAAGACCAGGCTGTCGCGGAAGGTCAGACTGAAGCTGGAACCACGCTGGCGTTGCCGCAGTCCGAGACGTCGTCTGAAGCACCGGCCGAGGCTGAAGCCACCGCGCCGACTCCAGCGCCCGTCGCTCCGGCAGCAACCCCTGCCGCACCGGTTCACAACGCCGCCCCGGTAGTCGCCGCGCCAGTTGCTCCAGCGCCAGCCGCTCCAGCACCAACCGTGGCCGCACCGGTTGCACCTGCCGCCGTTGCTCCGACCGCCACTGCCGCCGCCGCTCCAGTGGCCGGTCAAGGCCAGGTGCAACTACTGTTCACCGCCGATTGCTGGACGCAAGTGACCGATGGCTCCGGCAAAGTGCTGTTGAGCGGTCTCAAGCGCAAAGGCGAAAACATTTCCGTCAGCGGCAAGCCGCCGTTTGCCGTGCGTCTGGGCTTTGCCCGTGGCGCGCAGGTCAGCTACAACGGTCAGGTGGTTGATGTCGCTCCGTTCACCAGTGGCGAGACTGCTCGCCTGAAGTTGGGTCAATAA
- the ispG gene encoding flavodoxin-dependent (E)-4-hydroxy-3-methylbut-2-enyl-diphosphate synthase gives MHGESPIKRRESRKIWVGNVPVGGDAPIAVQSMTNSDTNDVAATVAQINRLEAAGVDIVRISVPDMDAAEAFGKIKQLVKVPLVADIHFDYKIALRVAELGVDCLRINPGNIGREDRVRAVVDAARDRGIPIRIGVNAGSLEKDLQKKYGEPTPAALVESALRHVEHLERLNFRDFKVSVKASDVFMAVAAYRLLAKEIVQPLHLGITEAGGLRSGTVKSAVGLGMLLAEGIGDTIRISLAADPVEEVKVGYDILKSLHLRSRGINFIACPSCSRQNFDVVKTMNELEVRLEDLLVPLDVAVIGCVVNGPGEAKEAHIGLTGGTPNLIYIDGKPSQKLTNDNLVDELERLIRQKAAEKVEADAAVIARG, from the coding sequence ATGCACGGCGAATCTCCAATCAAACGTCGCGAATCCCGCAAGATCTGGGTCGGTAACGTGCCTGTTGGCGGCGATGCGCCCATCGCTGTGCAGAGCATGACCAACAGCGACACCAATGACGTGGCCGCCACCGTGGCCCAGATCAATCGTCTGGAAGCCGCAGGCGTCGATATCGTGCGCATTTCCGTGCCGGATATGGATGCCGCCGAAGCGTTCGGCAAGATCAAGCAATTGGTCAAGGTGCCCTTGGTGGCCGACATTCATTTCGACTACAAGATCGCGTTGCGCGTAGCCGAACTGGGCGTTGACTGCCTGCGCATCAACCCGGGCAACATCGGTCGTGAAGACCGCGTACGTGCGGTGGTCGATGCTGCCCGTGACCGCGGGATCCCGATCCGTATCGGCGTGAACGCCGGTTCCCTGGAAAAAGACCTGCAAAAGAAATACGGCGAGCCGACCCCGGCCGCGCTGGTCGAATCGGCCCTGCGTCACGTCGAGCACCTGGAACGCCTGAATTTCAGGGACTTCAAGGTCAGCGTGAAGGCGTCCGACGTGTTCATGGCCGTCGCCGCCTACCGCTTGCTGGCCAAGGAAATCGTCCAGCCGCTGCACCTGGGCATCACCGAAGCCGGTGGTTTGCGTTCAGGCACGGTGAAATCCGCCGTGGGCCTCGGTATGCTGCTCGCCGAAGGGATTGGCGATACTATTCGCATCTCGTTGGCGGCTGACCCGGTCGAGGAAGTGAAAGTCGGCTACGACATTCTCAAATCCCTGCACCTGCGGTCCCGTGGTATCAACTTCATCGCCTGCCCGAGCTGCTCGCGGCAGAACTTCGATGTGGTCAAGACCATGAACGAGCTGGAAGTGCGCCTTGAAGACCTGCTGGTGCCGCTGGATGTTGCGGTCATCGGTTGCGTGGTCAACGGGCCGGGCGAAGCCAAGGAAGCCCATATCGGCTTGACCGGCGGCACGCCAAACCTGATTTACATCGACGGCAAACCGTCGCAGAAACTGACGAATGACAATCTGGTGGATGAGCTTGAACGTTTGATCCGCCAGAAAGCGGCCGAAAAGGTCGAAGCCGACGCAGCTGTAATCGCTCGCGGCTGA
- the hisS gene encoding histidine--tRNA ligase, whose protein sequence is MSKSLQAIRGMNDILPEQTPLWRHFEGTVSRLLDNYGYKQIRMPIVEFTELFKRSIGEVTDIVEKEMYTFEDRNGDSLTLRPEGTAACVRAVLEHGITGGGQVQKLWYIGPMFRHERPQKGRYRQFHQIGVEVFNLDGPDIDAELIILTWRLWGELGIRDAVKLELNSLGTAESRGRYREALVEFLSARLDKLDEDSQRRLKTNPLRVLDTKNADTQAVLVDAPKMADYLDDESRVHFEGLKARLDAAGIPYVINPKLVRGLDYYSKTVFEWVTDKLGAQGTVCAGGRYDGLVEQMGGKPTPGVGFAMGIERLVLLLETLEQIPQEISRQVDVYLCAFGEAAELAGLALSERVRDQLPNLRLQVNAGAGSFKSQFKKADKSGALYALILGDDEMAQQVVGFKPLRGQGEQQSIAWDALAAHLATCVVQG, encoded by the coding sequence GTGAGCAAGTCTCTGCAAGCCATACGTGGCATGAACGACATCCTGCCCGAGCAGACGCCCCTGTGGCGTCATTTCGAGGGCACCGTCTCGCGTTTGCTGGATAACTACGGTTACAAGCAGATCCGCATGCCGATCGTCGAGTTCACCGAGCTGTTCAAGCGCTCCATCGGTGAAGTGACCGACATCGTCGAAAAAGAGATGTACACCTTCGAGGACCGCAACGGCGATTCCCTGACCCTGCGCCCTGAAGGCACGGCGGCCTGCGTGCGTGCGGTGCTCGAACACGGCATCACCGGCGGCGGCCAGGTGCAGAAACTCTGGTACATCGGCCCGATGTTCCGCCACGAACGTCCGCAGAAAGGCCGTTATCGTCAGTTCCACCAGATCGGTGTCGAAGTGTTCAACCTCGACGGTCCGGACATCGACGCCGAGCTGATCATCCTGACCTGGCGCCTGTGGGGCGAGCTGGGCATCCGTGATGCGGTCAAGCTTGAGCTCAACAGCCTGGGTACCGCTGAGTCCCGTGGTCGTTATCGCGAGGCCTTGGTCGAGTTCCTTTCGGCTCGCCTGGACAAGCTCGACGAAGACAGCCAGCGCCGTCTGAAGACCAACCCGTTGCGGGTCCTGGACACCAAGAACGCCGACACTCAAGCGGTCCTGGTCGACGCGCCGAAAATGGCCGACTACCTCGACGACGAATCCCGCGTGCACTTCGAGGGCCTCAAGGCTCGCCTCGACGCTGCCGGCATTCCTTATGTGATCAACCCGAAGCTGGTTCGCGGGCTGGATTACTACAGCAAGACCGTTTTCGAATGGGTCACCGACAAGCTGGGCGCCCAGGGCACCGTGTGTGCCGGTGGTCGTTACGATGGTCTGGTGGAGCAGATGGGCGGCAAGCCGACCCCTGGCGTTGGTTTCGCCATGGGCATCGAGCGCCTGGTGCTGCTGTTGGAAACCCTGGAGCAGATCCCGCAAGAGATCTCCCGTCAGGTCGACGTCTACCTCTGCGCCTTCGGTGAAGCCGCCGAGCTGGCCGGTCTGGCCTTGAGTGAACGTGTGCGTGACCAATTGCCCAACCTGCGCCTGCAAGTCAATGCCGGCGCCGGCAGTTTCAAAAGTCAGTTCAAGAAAGCCGACAAGAGCGGTGCGTTGTATGCGCTGATCCTCGGTGACGACGAGATGGCCCAGCAAGTGGTAGGTTTCAAACCCCTGCGTGGCCAGGGCGAACAACAAAGCATTGCCTGGGATGCGCTCGCTGCACACCTGGCCACCTGCGTCGTGCAGGGTTGA
- a CDS encoding tetratricopeptide repeat protein: MSSTEDEQLADLKDWWTRNGKPLVTGGLLALVIVFGWQAFHKYQSNQSQGASILYQQLLETTLTPDGKPDAARVADLAGKLNSEFGGSAYAQYGSLFVAKVAVDSGKLDDAASELKAIADKPANPALGEIARQRLAQVLAAQNKVEDALKLLEGDADKSFLATREELKGDLLVQLGRTDEANTAYQKAKAALSDEAAVGGLQIKLDDLAKGDA, from the coding sequence GTGTCGAGTACCGAAGACGAACAACTGGCGGATTTGAAAGACTGGTGGACACGTAACGGCAAGCCCCTGGTCACTGGCGGCCTGTTGGCGCTGGTCATCGTGTTCGGCTGGCAGGCCTTTCACAAGTATCAGAGCAATCAGTCGCAAGGCGCCTCGATTCTCTATCAGCAACTGCTGGAAACCACGCTGACGCCTGACGGCAAGCCTGACGCAGCCCGTGTTGCGGACCTGGCCGGCAAGCTCAACAGTGAGTTCGGCGGTTCTGCTTACGCGCAATACGGCAGCCTGTTCGTCGCGAAAGTCGCGGTCGACAGCGGCAAGCTGGACGACGCGGCCAGTGAGCTGAAAGCCATTGCTGACAAACCGGCCAACCCGGCGCTGGGCGAAATCGCCCGTCAGCGTCTGGCCCAGGTTCTGGCTGCACAGAACAAGGTCGAGGACGCCCTGAAACTGCTTGAAGGCGATGCCGACAAGTCGTTCCTGGCCACTCGCGAAGAACTCAAGGGCGACCTGCTGGTGCAGTTGGGTCGTACCGATGAAGCGAACACGGCGTATCAAAAAGCCAAGGCAGCACTGTCGGATGAAGCGGCAGTCGGTGGCCTACAAATCAAGCTGGACGACCTGGCCAAAGGGGATGCGTGA
- the bamB gene encoding outer membrane protein assembly factor BamB, which produces MRDVIRWKHAALLALAVLAAGCSSNSKKELPPAELTDFKEEVVLHKQWSRSIGDGQGETYNMLVPAIDGDTIYAADVTGEVVAMDRSNGDVKWKKDLDLPVSGAVGVGYGLLTIGTLKGEIVALDATNGEEKWRARVTSEVLAPPANNGDVVVVQTQDDRLIGLDAATGTQRWLYDSTPAVLTLRGTSAPVVTNRLAVAGLSTGKVVALDISNGVPVWEQRVAIPQGRSELERVVDIDGGLLLSGETLYVASYQGRVAALDLQSGRQLWQRDASSYAGVAQGFGSVYVSLSSGTVEGVDERSTTALWSNDSLARRQLSAPEVFSSYVAVGDMEGYLHLLSQVDGRFVGRERIDSDGLRARPLVVGDTIYVYGNSGKLEALTIK; this is translated from the coding sequence ATGCGTGACGTGATCCGTTGGAAACATGCAGCATTGCTGGCTCTGGCCGTTCTGGCCGCGGGTTGCAGCAGCAACAGCAAAAAAGAATTGCCGCCGGCCGAGTTGACCGACTTCAAAGAAGAAGTGGTTCTGCACAAGCAGTGGAGTCGTTCGATCGGTGACGGTCAGGGCGAAACCTACAACATGCTGGTGCCGGCCATCGATGGCGATACCATCTATGCCGCCGACGTCACGGGTGAAGTCGTGGCGATGGATCGCAGCAATGGCGACGTCAAATGGAAGAAAGATCTCGACTTGCCAGTTTCCGGCGCCGTTGGCGTGGGTTACGGTCTGCTCACGATCGGTACGCTCAAGGGTGAAATCGTTGCCCTGGACGCGACCAACGGCGAAGAGAAATGGCGCGCTCGCGTGACCAGCGAAGTCCTCGCACCGCCGGCCAACAACGGCGACGTTGTGGTGGTTCAGACTCAGGACGATCGTCTGATCGGCCTGGACGCGGCTACCGGCACCCAGCGCTGGTTGTATGACAGCACGCCAGCGGTCCTGACCCTGCGCGGCACCAGTGCGCCAGTCGTCACCAACCGCCTCGCGGTGGCTGGCCTGTCGACCGGTAAAGTGGTTGCTCTCGATATTTCCAACGGCGTGCCGGTGTGGGAACAACGGGTTGCGATCCCACAGGGTCGTTCGGAACTGGAGCGCGTAGTCGATATCGACGGCGGTCTGCTGCTGTCCGGCGAAACTCTGTACGTCGCCAGCTACCAGGGTCGCGTTGCGGCACTGGACCTGCAAAGCGGTCGTCAGCTCTGGCAGCGTGATGCTTCCAGCTATGCCGGCGTCGCCCAGGGTTTTGGCAGCGTCTACGTGAGCCTGTCTTCGGGCACCGTTGAAGGCGTCGACGAACGTTCCACCACAGCCTTGTGGAGCAACGATTCGCTGGCTCGCCGTCAACTGTCGGCTCCGGAAGTGTTCTCCAGCTACGTTGCAGTCGGCGACATGGAAGGCTACCTGCACCTGCTGAGCCAGGTGGACGGTCGTTTCGTCGGCCGCGAGCGCATCGACAGCGACGGCCTGCGCGCCCGTCCGCTGGTGGTGGGTGACACGATTTATGTGTATGGCAACAGTGGCAAACTGGAAGCCCTGACCATTAAGTAA
- the der gene encoding ribosome biogenesis GTPase Der, producing MVPVIALVGRPNVGKSTLFNRLTRTRDAIVGDLSGLTRDRQYGEAKWQGRSYILVDTGGISGDEHGMDEKMAEQSLLAIEEADVVLFLVDAKAGFTAADQMIAEHLRKRNKRSYVVANKVDNIDPEMARAEFAPLGMGHAIPIAGAHGRGITQMLEIALSDFPKDDDELEEGEEEIVAEGEEAKRIPGPSEKDGIKIAIIGRPNVGKSTLVNRMLGEDRVIVYDEPGTTRDSIYIPFERNDEKYTLIDTAGVRKRGKIHEEVEKFSVVKTLQAIKDANVVIFVMDAREGVVDHDLNLLGFAIESGRALVIAINKWDGMTPSERDFVKVELQRRLFFVDYADIHFISALHGTGVGNLYASVQNSFKSAVTRWPTNRLTTILEDAVGEHAPPMVNNRRIKLRYAHLGGANPPIIVIHGNQIEKVPKSYVRYLENTYRRVLKLVGTPIRIEFKGGENPYEGNKTSLTDRQVNKKRRMMSHHKKADKKRRDKR from the coding sequence ATGGTTCCCGTAATCGCCCTGGTGGGCCGACCGAACGTCGGCAAATCCACCTTGTTCAACCGCCTGACCAGGACTCGCGACGCCATCGTCGGCGACTTGTCCGGTCTGACCCGTGATCGCCAATACGGTGAGGCCAAGTGGCAAGGGCGTTCCTACATTCTGGTCGACACCGGCGGTATCTCCGGTGACGAGCACGGTATGGACGAAAAAATGGCCGAGCAGTCGCTGCTGGCCATTGAAGAAGCCGATGTCGTTCTGTTCCTGGTAGATGCCAAGGCCGGTTTCACCGCCGCCGACCAGATGATCGCCGAGCATTTGCGCAAACGTAACAAGCGTTCCTACGTGGTTGCCAACAAGGTCGACAACATCGACCCTGAAATGGCCCGCGCCGAGTTCGCCCCGTTGGGCATGGGCCACGCGATCCCGATCGCAGGTGCCCACGGTCGTGGCATCACCCAGATGCTGGAAATCGCCCTCAGCGACTTCCCGAAAGACGATGACGAGCTGGAAGAAGGCGAAGAAGAGATCGTGGCCGAAGGCGAGGAAGCCAAGCGCATTCCTGGTCCAAGCGAAAAAGACGGGATCAAGATCGCCATCATCGGCCGCCCGAACGTCGGCAAGTCGACCCTGGTCAACCGCATGCTCGGTGAAGACCGTGTCATCGTGTATGACGAGCCCGGCACCACCCGCGACAGTATCTACATCCCGTTCGAACGTAACGACGAAAAGTACACGCTGATCGACACCGCCGGTGTGCGCAAGCGCGGCAAGATCCACGAAGAAGTTGAAAAATTCTCCGTGGTCAAAACCCTGCAAGCGATCAAAGACGCCAACGTGGTGATCTTTGTGATGGACGCCCGCGAAGGCGTGGTCGATCACGATCTTAACCTGCTGGGCTTCGCCATTGAGTCGGGTCGTGCGCTGGTGATCGCGATCAACAAGTGGGACGGCATGACGCCGAGCGAGCGCGACTTCGTGAAAGTCGAGCTGCAACGTCGGCTGTTCTTCGTTGACTACGCCGACATCCACTTCATCTCGGCCCTGCACGGCACGGGCGTGGGCAACCTCTACGCCTCCGTACAGAACTCGTTCAAGTCTGCGGTCACTCGCTGGCCAACCAACCGCCTGACCACCATTCTGGAAGATGCGGTGGGTGAGCACGCGCCGCCGATGGTCAACAACCGCCGGATCAAGCTGCGTTATGCCCACTTGGGTGGTGCCAACCCGCCGATCATCGTGATTCACGGTAACCAGATCGAGAAGGTGCCGAAGTCTTACGTGCGCTATCTGGAAAACACTTACCGTCGTGTCTTGAAGCTGGTCGGTACGCCGATCCGCATCGAGTTCAAGGGCGGCGAGAACCCGTACGAAGGTAATAAGACTTCGCTGACCGACCGTCAGGTCAACAAGAAACGCCGCATGATGTCGCACCACAAGAAAGCCGACAAAAAGCGCCGCGATAAGCGCTGA